TTTACGCATTCCAATTTGGTTAATTCTGGTTAATTTTTAATGAAAATCAATTGCACAACAATTTGTTTGTGTCAGTCCTATTTGGATTATACCTTAGTAATAACTGACTAATAATACAGAAAATCGCTTATTTCTTTTTTGCCAATAGGCGATCGCTTCTGAAAAAATATCAGTTAAGATTTGCCAATCATCAGGATAATTCTCAGCGAAATTTTGCCATTGATCATAAACAATCAAATAAGATGAAGCTTCAAACCAACTGAGATCAGTCAAACAATCTTCCCAAACATCCCAATTATAGCCAAAATATTCAGGTAAATTCATTACCGTGCTGGCTGTTTTTAGAAAATCAGATTTATTGTTAATTTTACCCCCGTCAAAATAAAATAACTCACAGCCATACTCTTGACAAAGTTGAGATAATTCTTCTGGCGAAATATCTAAGGGAAACTGATAAATATTCGGTTGACTTTCACCTTGTATCAGGTTTAATATTTGATTCATTGTCTTAAAACCCTAAAAAAACTTTGATAATGGTTGCTGGTGTAATAAATTTCCCCCTGAATACCGACAACAAAGCGCCTTGCTCCCCGACTTCTTTCCCCTGGAGTCGGTATAGTATATTCCCGATAATAGCCATTGGGTTTATTGGGTAATAATCTTTCTCGGTTAAAGAAAGTTGAGCCATCTTTTTCAGGGTAAGGGAAAGGGCCTCCTTGATCAATTAATTTTAAAGTATTCCGGGCTTCTGCTGGCAGTTGACTTAAATTAACAGTTGGAACTTGAGCAATAATGGTTATTTCCGTTGCGGAAACCGGAGAAAAGTGAAAATGATGGGTAATGGTAACAGTAAAACCGACTAAGCAGGTCAGGAAAAAGATCAATCCTTTTCTCAAAAAAGACATAATTCTTGACTCAATACCTCCTGAATCTTATTCTTGATAATATCATGATTTCAGCTATTTAAACCCTGATTTTTATTAATTTTTTTATCTAAAAATGTCGATATTTGTCATATAATTTACATTAGACAGCAACCCTAAATAGATTGTAATATTTTATTGTAGGGGTGATGTCCTGCTAAACCCTCTGGGGATCTGGGTTCCCCAAACCCCTACGGTTATTTTTTACAAATCAGATAGGATTGCTATATAAATAGTTGATAAAAAGTTAGAAAATATGTTAAAAAAATCTTCCGTTTGGCGATATTCGTGGATTGTACTTATGTTTTCCTGGGGTCTTCAGGCTTGTCAGTTCTCGTCTCCCCCCCCTAAACCCGATCCGGTTTTTAATCTCACATCAAATGCCAATATAAACTATCAACAACTCAAACAATTATTAGCAGAGTATCGCTGGAAAGAAGCGGATCAAGAAACCTTTAAAATTTTACTTCAACTGAGTAACCGACAAGCCGAAGGTTGGTTAAGTCAAAGGGATGTGGAAGGTTTAGCTTGTGAGGATTTACAAACCATAAATCGATTGTGGAATTATTATAGTGATGGTCGGTTTGGGTTTAGTCAACAGGAAAAAATTTGGACATCTTTAGGAGGAATAATTGGTAACTATACCCCAGAGATGGCGGAGAAATTTGGCGATCGCGTCGGTTGGCGTCAGCGCGGTCAGTGGCTAAAATATGATCAACTGAATTTTTCCCATCGAGCCCCCGATGGACATTTACCTGCTACCACCGGAAACGGGGTCAGTGGGGGGGTTTGGAATGGGGTCGCCTCAATTACCCATCGAGTCAAATACTGTGCTGTTATTGATGCGTTAGCGACGGGTCAATGGATTAAAGCAGACTTAAAAACCTTAGAATTGTTTGAAAAGTACCGGATTCCCATTGAAAATCGCCCTTATATCCCGGCGCCGTTGGTAATTTCTGAAATTCCCTGTTCGGAACTCCAGGGGGTTGATCAGCTATGGGTGAAATACTCTAAGGGGCGGTTTGGTTTAAGTGTTCAAGGTAAAATTTTAAAATCCATCCGTCATTCTTCGGAGAAACTCGAAGACCGTTATGAACAATTTGAACAAGCGGTGGGTTGGCGTATTGATCCTCGTGATATAACCTATGAGAAAGGTGATCCTAAAACGGTTCCCTTGGGACATTTTCCCTATCGATTAGGTCACAGTTATGATACCTTTGGTTCAGGTTTTAACCGGACTTGGCGACTGTCTATTAACCCTAATTGTGGGTTTTAAGTCTGTTATCGTCTTCTCCGACTTCGACTCCGACTTGAACTTGTAGAAGAAGTATTTCTCTTCCGTCTTAACTTGTAGTCATCATCATCGTCATCTTCTTCTACAATAATGACCGGGCGAGAAGCTTCTAATTCTTGAATAATTAGGGTTAATTGTTGCGTCTTAGCATCTCCACTATTTCCTAATAATTCCGAGGCTTTTTTAAAGTCAGCGATCATATTTTTACATAAATTTACTTCTTCCCGCCTCCCCTTCCCCGTTATACCTAGTAATTTTTATAAATTTATGATCTGAAAGTAAACATTTTATTTTTATCAAATAAATATTACTTTGTCAAAAAAACAAGAAAAATAAAATTTTGTACATCAAATTAAAATATTAGCGTTAAAGTCCCAATCTCTATCTACAGAGGGATTTATCTTTTCTGTTAGAGAAATTAACCTCAGAATAGTTAAAACCAGTTAAACAGAAGATTAAGATCAGGTTGATCTGCCAAAGCCAGAGTACAACCAGCAAACACGCATCTCTACTTTTCGAGAACCCTTTCTAACACTTTCCGCCGTTGCTGCTATTGTCATGACAGGAGATTTTACTGTGTCTAATTTTAGAAAAATTATCCCGACCCAAACGACATTAACGTTACTCAAATTCTATGTACCCTTTTTTAATAAATTTTTGAGTGTCAGAGGACGACAAAGTGTTCCTGCTCATGGGTTGACCAGGGATATTTCTCCCCAAAAACGGAATCAAGCTTTTTTAAATTTGCTGAAGTTTTATGTTCCTTTCCTGAGCATTTTAATTGGGGCTGGGTTGCAGAATCGTATTCCTGTTCCCCTATTAACAAGAGATATTTTTGCGATTGCTAACCTATCTCCTTTTACGGGATTTATCTCAAATTTAAGTGTTTTTACCTGGGGTAGTAGTGGGGTGATTTGTATTTTTTCATTTTTTATTCTGTCACCGATTAACAACAAAGATAAAAAGTTTAAAAATTTTATTGGCTTATCCGGGTTAATTTCGTTTTGGTTCATGTTGGATGATTTCTTGATGTTACATGAGGCGCTACTTCCTTACTTTTTGAAAGTCCATGAAAATGTTATTCTAGGTGCTGAGTTTGCTTTACTTTTTTTACTCTTAATTTACTATAGAAATATCATCTTAAACTCTACTCAATTTCAGATTTTAGGAACGGCTTTACTTCTTTTCGGGGTCTCTGTTTTTATAGATATTTTACCTCTTAATATTGATTATAATGGATCTAAAAGTAATTGGTTTTTTTTATTAGAAGATGGCAGTAAACTGATGGGAATTGTAACCTGGCTTTTTTATTTTTCTCATATTTGTTATCAACAAATATTCAAAGAGCGAAAACTTCTTGCTTCAGACTTTAATTCACCTTCCTAGTCAGGATTAAGCCGCAGAATAAGAGGTTTCAAAAGCTGCCAAAAATCAAATCATGAGTTTAATCAGCCATTCAAATTAATTTGACTATCAAATTGTCATATTTCTGGGTTGTGATCGCTTTTTTGAAATTCACTTGTCTCCGTTCCCAGACAGTTGTATAATGGGCAGCCATCCCCCTTGTACTCAAGAGTTCAATTCTGGGTGCAAGATCGCTTATTCCTTGTGTGGTTTGCACCCTAATGATTAAAAGACGTCAATTTATTCCTCTATTTTTATCAGGAATTACCTTTTCTTTAGTAGTAGCCTGTAATTCCTCTCAACCCTATGCTAATGGAATTCCCCTCGGAGTTGTTCTTGCCCAAACCAGTAACGCCGCATTATTAGGACAAGAACAAGTGATTGGCGCGAAAATGGCAGAACAGTATTTTAATCAACAAGGGGGTGTCAATGGAACCCCAATTAAATTAGCACTACAAGATGGCGGAGGCGATGAACAAAGCGCTATTAATGCCTTTAATACTTTAATTACTCAAGAGAAAGTTGTGGGAATTTTAGGCCCTTCTTTATCTCAACAAGCGTTTGCCGCTGACCCCATTGCTGAACGGGCAAAAGTCCCGGTTTTAGGCCCTTCTAATACGGCGAAAAAAATTCCACAAATTGGGGATTATATTGCACGGGTTTCTGCACCTGTTGCGGTGGTTGCTCCTAACGCAGTGCAAGCTGCTTTAAAACTCAATCCCAACTTAAAAAAAGTTGCGGTTTTCTATGCTCAAAATGATGCGTTTAGTAAATCAGAAACAGAAACCTTTCAACAAACCGTTAAAGATTTAAACCTAGAGTTAGTCACCGTTCAGAAATTCCAAACCACCGACACCGATTTTCAAAATCAAGCCACTGCTGCTATTAACTTAAATCCTGATTTAATTATTATTTCGGGACTCGCTGCTGATGGCGGAAATTTAATTAAACAGTTACGACAACTCGGTTATCAAGGATTAATTATTGGCGGAAATGGTTTAAATACCTCTAATATTTTACCCGTCTGTCAAAAAGAATGTGATGGGGTGATTATTGCTCAAGCTTATAGTCCTGAAATTGATAATCCGATTAATAAAACTTTCCGAGAAACCTATGTAGCTGAAAATAAAAAAGAACCGCCTCAATTTACAGCCCAAGCTTTCGCCGGAATTCAAGTGTTTGTAGAAGCGTTAAAAGCCGTTGACCAGAAAAATAAAATTAGTAGTTTATCTTTAGAACAACTAAGAGAACAATTAAATCAAGCTATTTTATCAGGAAAATATGAAACAGTTTTAGGTAATATTTCCTTTACGCCTGAAGGGGAAGTCGTACAAGAAAAATTTTATGTTGCCCAAATTAAAATGGATGAAACAGGAAAAAATGGCAAATTCACCTATTTAAAATAACGCTGATATCCTCGTTCCCCTGGTTCTACCAGGGAACATCATTCAGGAGGTTCTACCTCCTATAATAAACCAGCAGGCGGAGCCTGCAATACAGCATTGCTAGGTAGAACCTATAGCAACGAGACAACGAGAGAAAAAACTAACTATGGATTTGAATTTGTTTTTGCAATTATTTTTAAATGGTTTATCAATTGGTAGTGTTTACGCTATTTTTGCATTAGGATATACCCTAGTTTTTTCAATTTTAGGGGTGATTAATTTTGCTCATGGGGCTATTTTTACTTTGGGAGCTTATTTTACCTATACGTTATCGGGGGGAGTTTTTGGATTTAATGGATTATTAGCCAATGGAAAATTACCGTTTCAATTGCCCTTTTTTGTAGCCTTAATTTTAGGCAGTATTCTAGCGGGATTAGCCTCTATTCTGTTAGAACGATTAGCCTTTAAACCGTTAAGAGTTCGACGGGCTGATCCTTTATTAACCCTTGTTTCTAGTTTAGGGGCTGCGGTGGTAATTGTCAACGTGATTCAATATTTAGTTGGGGCAGAAATTTACACTTTTCCTGATAATATTTATGGGAATATTCCCGCCGCTATTAATTTTGGAACTGAGACTCGACCGATTATGATTAGAACCGTACAAGTGATTATTTTTGGAGTTTGTGCGGTCATCGTTGCTTTATTAACCTATCTGGTGAATGGAACGAAAATTGGCAAAGCGTTACAAGCCGTCGCCGAAGATGAAACCACCGCTAGTTTATTAGGAATTAACCCCGAACAATTTATTACAATCACCTTTTTTGTCAGTGGACTTTTAGCAGGATTAGCGGGAACCTTAGTGGGTTCTAGTGTCAGTATAGCAGGGCCGTATTTTGGAATTAGTTTTGGGTTGAAAGGGTTAGGGGTAATTGTTTTAGGCGGGTTAGGAAGTATCCCGGGCGCAGTAATTGGAGGGTTATTATTAGGATTAGCAGAAGCCTTTGTTCCTCCTGATTTTTCCGGCTATCGAGAGGCGATTTCTTTTGCTATTCTGTTTATTATGTTATTAGTTCGACCGGAAGGATTATTAGGACGTAAACGGATTCAAAAGGTATAATTGAAGAGGGAACAGGGAACAGAAGGGAAAAGAAAATAGGGAATAGGGGATAGGACAAAGTAATTGGCTATCCGAACAATTATTAGTAGCAAACATTAAAGGATGAAATATTAATTAAAATCTATGATTAATTTTTTAAACACCTATGGATTTTTAATCGTTTCGATGCTATTTGGAGCGGTTCTTGGGCTGTCTGTTTATTTACCCTTAATGGCGGGTCAACTCTCCTTAGCAACCCCTGGATTTTATGCGTTAGGGGGTTATATTGCTGCCATTTTATCAACTCAAGTCTTTAAATTCACGGGGACTATTTTTCCCTTTCCTTTCCTCTTAATAGAACTATTGATAACAACCTTAGTTTCTGCTATTTTAGCCATAGCATTAGGAATTCCGGTACTGAGATTACGGGGAATTTACTTAGCAATTTCAACCATTGCTTTTGTGGAAATTTTAAGGGTTTTAGCATTAAATTTAGAGATAACCGGAGGAGCGGTTGGTATTTTTGGAATTCCGCAACCTTTTGCAACGCCCTTAGAATATTTATGGGTGGCGATTCCTTTATTAATTCTAAGTATGCTTTTCTTATATCGCTTAGAAAAAATTAAAGCGGGACGAGCGTTTAGTGCCATTCGAGAAGATGAATTAGCCGCCGATTCGATGGGAATTAACCCCACTTATTATAAAGCATTATCCTTTACATTGGGGGCAATTTTAGCCGGATTAGTGGGAACGATTAGCGCCCATTTTATCAATACTTGGAATGCTCGTCAAGGAACCTTTGATAGTAGTATTATTTATTTAGCTTTTGTGTTAATTGGAGGGTCAAGAACCTTTTGGGGGCCAGTTTTAGGGGGAATTATTCTCACCGCCTTACCTGAAGTGTTACGGGGAATGGGGGGAATGAGTAGTTTACCCTTATGGTTAGCTCAATTTTTACGGGATGGTCGTTTAATTATTTTTGGGGTGTTATTGGTTTTGGGATCAATTTTTTATCCCCAAGGCTTAATTACTCCTGAATTATTAAATAAAATCGCTCGAAAAAATCCGTTTCGAGGAATTTTAAACAAACAATCCATTAAAGGTTAACCGATGAGTTCATCAACAGTACAACCGATTTTAGAAGTACAAGGTTTAACCCGATATTTCGGCGGCTTATTAGCGGTTGATCAGGTATCTTTTACCGTTCAAGATCAAGAAATATTCGGTTTAATTGGCCCCAATGGAGCCGGAAAAACCACATTATTTAATTTAATTACCGGGTTAATTCCGCCTTCTCAGGGTTCATTGATTTATCAAAATCATCCCATCACTCAATTAAAACCTTATCAAATTGCAGAACAAGGAATTGCCAGAACCTTTCAAAATCTGCGGTTATTTGGCAATTTATCCGCTTTAGAAAATGTTGCGATCGCTCGTCATATTCACAACAAATCTAATCTGATTTCAGGGATTTTAGGTTTACCGAAAGCGGTACAAATTGAACATAAAAACTATGAGAAAGCTAGAGAATTATTAGCCATATTTGGATTAACAGATCGAGTTGAACAAAAGGCTTGTAATTTTGCTTATGG
The Planktothrix sp. FACHB-1365 DNA segment above includes these coding regions:
- a CDS encoding branched-chain amino acid ABC transporter permease, which produces MDLNLFLQLFLNGLSIGSVYAIFALGYTLVFSILGVINFAHGAIFTLGAYFTYTLSGGVFGFNGLLANGKLPFQLPFFVALILGSILAGLASILLERLAFKPLRVRRADPLLTLVSSLGAAVVIVNVIQYLVGAEIYTFPDNIYGNIPAAINFGTETRPIMIRTVQVIIFGVCAVIVALLTYLVNGTKIGKALQAVAEDETTASLLGINPEQFITITFFVSGLLAGLAGTLVGSSVSIAGPYFGISFGLKGLGVIVLGGLGSIPGAVIGGLLLGLAEAFVPPDFSGYREAISFAILFIMLLVRPEGLLGRKRIQKV
- a CDS encoding barstar family protein encodes the protein MNQILNLIQGESQPNIYQFPLDISPEELSQLCQEYGCELFYFDGGKINNKSDFLKTASTVMNLPEYFGYNWDVWEDCLTDLSWFEASSYLIVYDQWQNFAENYPDDWQILTDIFSEAIAYWQKRNKRFSVLLVSYY
- a CDS encoding branched-chain amino acid ABC transporter permease, whose product is MINFLNTYGFLIVSMLFGAVLGLSVYLPLMAGQLSLATPGFYALGGYIAAILSTQVFKFTGTIFPFPFLLIELLITTLVSAILAIALGIPVLRLRGIYLAISTIAFVEILRVLALNLEITGGAVGIFGIPQPFATPLEYLWVAIPLLILSMLFLYRLEKIKAGRAFSAIREDELAADSMGINPTYYKALSFTLGAILAGLVGTISAHFINTWNARQGTFDSSIIYLAFVLIGGSRTFWGPVLGGIILTALPEVLRGMGGMSSLPLWLAQFLRDGRLIIFGVLLVLGSIFYPQGLITPELLNKIARKNPFRGILNKQSIKG
- a CDS encoding ABC transporter substrate-binding protein, translated to MIKRRQFIPLFLSGITFSLVVACNSSQPYANGIPLGVVLAQTSNAALLGQEQVIGAKMAEQYFNQQGGVNGTPIKLALQDGGGDEQSAINAFNTLITQEKVVGILGPSLSQQAFAADPIAERAKVPVLGPSNTAKKIPQIGDYIARVSAPVAVVAPNAVQAALKLNPNLKKVAVFYAQNDAFSKSETETFQQTVKDLNLELVTVQKFQTTDTDFQNQATAAINLNPDLIIISGLAADGGNLIKQLRQLGYQGLIIGGNGLNTSNILPVCQKECDGVIIAQAYSPEIDNPINKTFRETYVAENKKEPPQFTAQAFAGIQVFVEALKAVDQKNKISSLSLEQLREQLNQAILSGKYETVLGNISFTPEGEVVQEKFYVAQIKMDETGKNGKFTYLK
- a CDS encoding ABC transporter ATP-binding protein, producing the protein MSSSTVQPILEVQGLTRYFGGLLAVDQVSFTVQDQEIFGLIGPNGAGKTTLFNLITGLIPPSQGSLIYQNHPITQLKPYQIAEQGIARTFQNLRLFGNLSALENVAIARHIHNKSNLISGILGLPKAVQIEHKNYEKARELLAIFGLTDRVEQKACNFAYGDQRRLEIARALALEPKLLLLDEPAAGMNPSEKKELSDLIRQIAKQFQLTVILIEHHVPLVMGLCDRIAVLDFGKLIALGEPEIVRNNPAVIEAYLGDE
- a CDS encoding ribonuclease domain-containing protein, translating into MSFLRKGLIFFLTCLVGFTVTITHHFHFSPVSATEITIIAQVPTVNLSQLPAEARNTLKLIDQGGPFPYPEKDGSTFFNRERLLPNKPNGYYREYTIPTPGERSRGARRFVVGIQGEIYYTSNHYQSFFRVLRQ
- a CDS encoding GUN4 domain-containing protein; translation: MFSWGLQACQFSSPPPKPDPVFNLTSNANINYQQLKQLLAEYRWKEADQETFKILLQLSNRQAEGWLSQRDVEGLACEDLQTINRLWNYYSDGRFGFSQQEKIWTSLGGIIGNYTPEMAEKFGDRVGWRQRGQWLKYDQLNFSHRAPDGHLPATTGNGVSGGVWNGVASITHRVKYCAVIDALATGQWIKADLKTLELFEKYRIPIENRPYIPAPLVISEIPCSELQGVDQLWVKYSKGRFGLSVQGKILKSIRHSSEKLEDRYEQFEQAVGWRIDPRDITYEKGDPKTVPLGHFPYRLGHSYDTFGSGFNRTWRLSINPNCGF